The bacterium genome has a segment encoding these proteins:
- the sppA gene encoding signal peptide peptidase SppA, protein MSNRSGFSRFFIVIFLLGIVIELGMIVAILKGDANPDGNIAVVEVQGAIDGSMDTVKLLKKYEEKKEVKAIVLRVNSPGGVVGSSQEIHDEIKRINKGKKVVVSMGDVAASGGYYIAAPAEKIIANPGTITGSIGVIANYFIFGDALKKLNIRWELIKAGKNKDIGSPLRNLRPEERKIMQDMMDDMHDQFIEAIAQGRKLDKATVSNLADGRVYSGRQAKQVKLVDELGGLEYAIKAAAKLANIKEKDIQAIYPPKEDDSFFAKVFGKTFLSKLLTQDKQSQVEYRYVQ, encoded by the coding sequence ATGTCCAACAGAAGCGGTTTTTCAAGGTTTTTTATTGTTATTTTTCTTTTAGGTATTGTTATTGAATTGGGGATGATTGTTGCTATTTTAAAGGGGGATGCCAACCCCGATGGCAATATAGCAGTTGTAGAAGTTCAAGGCGCTATTGATGGCTCAATGGATACTGTAAAATTATTGAAAAAATATGAAGAAAAAAAAGAGGTTAAAGCCATTGTTTTGCGAGTCAACTCTCCTGGTGGCGTTGTGGGTTCATCTCAGGAAATTCATGATGAAATTAAACGCATCAATAAAGGTAAAAAAGTCGTGGTCTCTATGGGAGATGTCGCAGCATCTGGAGGTTATTATATTGCAGCTCCAGCAGAAAAAATTATTGCCAATCCAGGAACCATAACGGGTTCCATTGGTGTGATTGCCAATTACTTTATTTTTGGCGATGCTTTGAAAAAGTTGAACATTCGCTGGGAATTGATTAAAGCCGGTAAAAATAAAGATATTGGTTCACCTTTGCGTAACTTGCGGCCAGAAGAGAGAAAAATCATGCAAGATATGATGGACGATATGCATGATCAGTTTATTGAGGCCATTGCCCAAGGCAGAAAATTGGATAAAGCAACGGTTAGTAATTTGGCTGATGGTCGAGTCTATTCAGGTCGCCAGGCAAAACAAGTTAAATTGGTGGATGAGTTGGGTGGCTTAGAGTATGCCATTAAAGCAGCGGCTAAGTTGGCGAATATTAAAGAAAAAGATATTCAAGCCATTTATCCTCCCAAAGAAGATGACAGTTTTTTTGCCAAGGTTTTTGGCAAGACTTTTTTGTCTAAATTGTTAACTCAAGACAAACAAAGCCAAGTCGAATACCGCTACGTTCAGTAA
- a CDS encoding 30S ribosomal protein S1: MENTKTTNSESFEELFLASVSDDKEIKAGEIISGEVIKIGRDVVLVDIDYKSEGRVDISEFVDIEGNLTVKVGDQVDVFLETAEDEDGLVIVSKEKADKLKIWDEIAEACERGDIIEGRVLDRVKGGLSVDIGVKAFLPGSQIDLTPVRDLSNMVGNIYQFKIIKFNKIRGNIVLSRRSILEQERKVQRQQIIGKIEEGAIVKGIIKNVTDYGAFVDLGGLDGLLHITDLSWKRVNHPNEILKLGEEIDVKVLKFDRAKERVSLGLKQMSEDPWINAEMKYAKNATVKGKVVNLTEYGAFIEMEEGIEGLIHVSEMSWTKRVKHPSALLKLGEEVEAVVLELDPENRRMSLGLKQTQPNPWDALVEKYQPGSKISGEVRNITDFGVFVEVEDGIDGLVHVSDISWSNKVKNPNDVYKKGDKIEAVVLNVDPSAERFALGIKQLTDDPWNKAESKYTAGTETEGKIVKITDFGLFLEVEDDLEGLIHVSEIPLNAEETVNDKYAVGDAVKAVVTSMDPQERKLSLSIKAFENGMSQEIAQEAAKKAKEKAKPTLGDIMGDQFKGFGGDKAE, translated from the coding sequence ATGGAAAATACTAAAACAACAAACAGCGAAAGCTTTGAAGAACTCTTTTTGGCATCCGTTAGCGATGATAAAGAAATTAAAGCGGGTGAAATTATTTCAGGTGAAGTCATTAAGATCGGCCGTGACGTAGTCTTGGTTGATATTGACTATAAGTCTGAAGGTCGAGTCGATATTTCAGAATTTGTCGATATTGAAGGCAACTTAACCGTAAAAGTAGGCGATCAAGTAGATGTCTTTTTGGAAACTGCCGAAGACGAAGATGGTTTGGTTATTGTATCAAAGGAAAAAGCCGATAAACTTAAAATTTGGGATGAGATTGCCGAAGCTTGTGAGCGTGGTGATATTATTGAAGGTCGTGTTTTAGATAGAGTCAAAGGTGGTCTATCTGTAGATATTGGTGTCAAAGCTTTTTTACCAGGTTCACAAATTGATTTAACACCCGTGCGTGACTTGAGTAACATGGTGGGTAACATTTATCAGTTTAAAATTATTAAATTTAACAAAATCAGAGGCAACATTGTTTTAAGTCGTCGCTCTATTCTTGAACAAGAAAGAAAAGTACAGCGTCAACAAATTATTGGTAAAATTGAAGAGGGTGCCATTGTTAAAGGTATCATTAAAAATGTTACCGATTACGGAGCCTTTGTTGATTTGGGCGGTTTAGATGGCTTGTTGCACATTACAGACTTGTCATGGAAACGGGTTAATCATCCCAATGAAATTTTAAAATTGGGTGAAGAGATTGATGTTAAAGTTCTTAAGTTTGATCGTGCCAAAGAGCGTGTATCTTTAGGTCTGAAACAAATGAGTGAAGATCCATGGATCAATGCTGAAATGAAATACGCCAAAAATGCTACTGTAAAAGGTAAAGTGGTTAACTTGACTGAATACGGTGCGTTTATTGAAATGGAAGAAGGCATTGAAGGTTTGATTCACGTTTCTGAAATGTCATGGACCAAACGTGTGAAACATCCATCCGCTTTATTAAAATTGGGTGAAGAAGTGGAAGCGGTTGTTTTAGAATTAGATCCAGAAAACAGAAGAATGTCTTTGGGTCTTAAGCAAACTCAGCCTAACCCTTGGGATGCTTTGGTTGAAAAATATCAGCCAGGTTCAAAAATCTCTGGTGAAGTGCGTAATATTACGGACTTTGGTGTCTTTGTTGAAGTAGAAGACGGCATTGATGGTTTGGTTCACGTATCAGATATTTCGTGGTCCAACAAAGTGAAGAACCCCAATGATGTTTACAAAAAAGGCGATAAAATTGAAGCAGTAGTATTGAATGTTGATCCTAGTGCTGAACGTTTTGCCTTAGGCATCAAGCAATTGACGGATGATCCGTGGAACAAAGCTGAAAGCAAGTACACTGCCGGTACAGAAACTGAAGGCAAGATTGTCAAAATCACAGATTTTGGTTTGTTTTTGGAAGTGGAAGACGACCTAGAAGGTTTGATTCACGTTTCTGAAATTCCATTGAACGCTGAAGAAACGGTCAATGATAAATATGCCGTGGGAGATGCTGTGAAAGCAGTGGTAACCTCCATGGATCCGCAAGAAAGAAAATTGAGCTTGTCTATAAAAGCTTTTGAAAATGGTATGTCACAAGAAATTGCACAAGAAGCGGCTAAAAAAGCTAAAGAAAAAGCTAAGCCTACCTTGGGTGATATCATGGGCGACCAGTTCAAAGGTTTTGGTGGAGACAAAGCTGAATAA
- a CDS encoding OmpA family protein gives MAIAKQQADFKAFNEHELYLFSQEGQRKIRPVLVVVSTAFALLYFFSLQLNKRHIEQDLTARSMAGLSNENVNVSFEGRDATLTGTVLSEKEGADLVDKVAQVWGVRAVNNQLDIMPSLSQDLQVNQTAKQLLETGHVNLSGLQFSSASVDLSQQAKDKLDHLLEAIKLMPGAVFKVSGHTDATGDSASNFSLSLKRAKSVKAYLVAQGVPQDQLIAQGYGDSQPVADNRTAVGREKNRRIEIVQLKPGMY, from the coding sequence ATGGCAATCGCTAAGCAACAAGCTGATTTTAAAGCATTCAATGAACATGAGTTGTATCTATTCAGTCAAGAAGGGCAACGTAAAATAAGGCCTGTTTTGGTTGTTGTGAGCACTGCTTTTGCTCTTTTATACTTTTTTAGTTTACAATTGAATAAACGACATATTGAACAAGACCTTACAGCCAGATCCATGGCGGGTTTAAGTAATGAGAACGTAAACGTTTCTTTTGAGGGCCGTGACGCTACGCTAACCGGAACTGTTTTATCTGAAAAAGAAGGAGCAGACTTAGTCGATAAGGTTGCTCAGGTATGGGGCGTGCGGGCAGTTAACAATCAGCTGGATATCATGCCAAGCCTTTCACAAGATTTACAAGTCAACCAGACAGCCAAACAGCTGTTAGAGACCGGTCATGTAAACTTATCTGGTTTGCAGTTTTCTTCCGCAAGTGTTGACTTAAGTCAACAAGCAAAAGACAAGCTTGATCATTTGCTTGAAGCCATTAAGCTTATGCCTGGAGCAGTGTTTAAAGTGTCTGGGCACACGGATGCAACAGGCGACTCAGCAAGCAATTTTTCTTTGAGTTTAAAAAGAGCAAAGTCTGTTAAAGCTTACTTGGTTGCGCAAGGTGTGCCGCAAGATCAGCTGATCGCCCAAGGTTATGGGGACAGCCAGCCAGTGGCTGATAACCGTACGGCTGTCGGTAGAGAGAAAAATAGAAGAATTGAAATTGTTCAACTTAAGCCAGGGATGTATTAA
- the rpsT gene encoding 30S ribosomal protein S20 codes for MASHASALKKIRKDKTRTTLNRWWKSRVKFVSKQVLALCESKDKKGAQDALRQANHEISKAQSKGILHKNTAARKVSSLSKAVNNIA; via the coding sequence ATGGCATCACATGCATCAGCACTAAAAAAAATTAGAAAAGATAAAACTCGCACAACTTTAAATCGTTGGTGGAAAAGTAGAGTTAAATTTGTAAGCAAACAAGTATTGGCTTTGTGTGAAAGCAAAGATAAAAAAGGCGCTCAAGACGCTTTAAGACAAGCCAATCACGAGATTAGCAAAGCTCAAAGCAAAGGTATTTTGCATAAAAACACTGCAGCTCGTAAGGTTTCTAGTTTGAGCAAAGCCGTTAACAACATTGCTTAA
- the dnaE gene encoding DNA polymerase III subunit alpha codes for MQFVHLHNHSQYSLLESSLRIEALVSWSKQQGQQAVALTDKGNLHGALQLYQKAKKQDLKPIIGLELDLSLDPQNSRFCPVLFWAKNNAGLRNLFYLSSHAQFTQDNSEQAFVDIEYLQKHGQGLICALAPQQPFGQHALFGQLQLIETHINRLKQCFAPQDMYMAISKQHANDAQEIIDFAKQHELALVASNNVYYLQESDAHAQDVLMCIGSARRVQDRDRIKFESTEHYLKSAEQMQNLFVNCPQALENTVKIAQACEVSINLEDYCMPEYDLPQGRSAFEELVRLSYEGLEMRWPQIESFYQKNDPTASMAGMKQTYKDRLEIELKVIEGTGFAGYFLIVQDFINYAKDNAIPVGPGRGSAAGSLVAFCTRITDVDPIPYNLLFERFLNAERISMPDIDVDFCQEGRDKVIQYVAKKYDGSLDAKEKTLDSIKVAQIGTFGKLQARAVIRDVGRALGMPYGEVDKIAKLVPNVLNISLKEAFEQEAQFEELRQEDPRVNELLDVALSLEGLTRHVSVHAAGVVVSDEQPLVHHVPLSIGQHGEAVTQWDMKAVENVGLVKFDFLGLKTLTLLHKTCELIQASHAIDIDLLTLNMQDEKVFEILAKGSTQGIFQLESSGMRELVMRLKPNSFEDIVALVALYRPGPLGSGMVDDFINRKHGRTEIKYDLPELEPILKETYGVILYQEQVMQIASTLASYSLGEADLLRRAMGKKIAAEMAKQEERFLTGAAQNKFPADKSKKIFDLMEKFAGYGFNKSHSAAYALISYQTAYLKAHYPKEFMAACLTIDRSNTDKVVRFANDCKKQDIELCPPNINESDVDFNVVNGKVLYGLAAVKNVGVAAIESVVQERKKNGPFTDLFDFASRIDTKSVNRKTLEALVKCGAMDVLHPHRAQSMASIEQILAIAGKNQKDNSQGQVGLFGIHETGMAVDLINPKIEAWPEKEQLEFEKQMLGFYVSGHPLASFAPALKYFASCDVLGLSEQSNKSTVRVGGVVSSLKEITTKKGDRMAFVGLEDLSGSTELVVFKDVYEEARELLKADKPIIVSGILEHGDDLSCKIIADKFAYLETPAEVFSGKVRIKLEWEYLQQDKVARLRQTLLDNPGNIDCDVYLAKKGKWLLKMDLKEKIKIKLTWSMVQNMLAIFDQGLSLRLTSNKSTRAKADNKYSAKWKKKKGA; via the coding sequence ATGCAATTTGTTCATTTACATAATCACTCGCAATATTCTTTATTAGAGAGCTCGCTCAGAATAGAAGCCTTGGTATCTTGGTCCAAACAACAGGGGCAGCAAGCAGTGGCACTGACGGACAAAGGTAATCTGCACGGTGCTTTGCAGTTGTATCAAAAAGCCAAAAAACAAGATTTAAAACCCATCATTGGTCTTGAACTTGATTTAAGTTTAGATCCACAAAATAGCCGTTTTTGTCCAGTGTTGTTTTGGGCAAAAAACAATGCAGGCTTGCGCAATCTTTTTTATCTCTCCAGTCATGCACAATTCACCCAAGACAATAGCGAACAGGCTTTTGTTGACATAGAGTATTTACAAAAGCACGGCCAAGGTCTGATTTGTGCCCTGGCACCGCAACAACCTTTTGGTCAACACGCTTTGTTTGGACAATTGCAGCTCATAGAAACACACATCAATCGTTTGAAACAATGTTTTGCACCACAAGATATGTATATGGCCATCAGTAAGCAGCATGCAAATGATGCGCAAGAGATTATTGATTTTGCTAAGCAGCATGAATTGGCCTTGGTGGCCAGCAATAATGTGTATTATTTACAAGAGTCCGACGCGCATGCCCAAGATGTTTTGATGTGCATAGGCTCTGCCCGCAGGGTTCAGGACAGAGATAGAATCAAATTCGAGAGCACCGAGCACTATTTGAAAAGTGCAGAGCAAATGCAAAATTTGTTTGTTAACTGTCCCCAGGCTTTAGAGAATACCGTTAAAATTGCCCAGGCATGTGAGGTCAGTATTAATTTAGAAGACTATTGCATGCCGGAATATGACTTGCCGCAGGGTCGTTCAGCTTTTGAGGAGTTGGTGCGTTTATCCTATGAAGGTTTAGAGATGCGCTGGCCACAGATAGAAAGCTTCTATCAAAAAAATGATCCAACAGCATCTATGGCCGGGATGAAACAAACATACAAAGACAGGCTGGAAATCGAACTCAAAGTGATTGAGGGTACAGGTTTTGCGGGTTATTTTTTGATTGTGCAAGACTTTATCAATTATGCCAAAGACAATGCTATCCCAGTGGGTCCTGGGCGTGGTTCTGCGGCAGGGTCTTTGGTGGCCTTTTGCACACGGATCACGGACGTTGATCCAATTCCCTATAATTTGTTGTTTGAGCGCTTTTTGAATGCTGAGCGTATTTCCATGCCGGATATTGATGTTGATTTCTGCCAAGAGGGCAGAGACAAGGTTATTCAGTATGTGGCAAAAAAATACGATGGCAGTTTGGATGCTAAAGAAAAAACTTTGGATAGCATTAAAGTAGCGCAAATTGGGACTTTTGGGAAGTTGCAAGCTAGAGCGGTGATTCGAGATGTTGGGCGTGCCTTAGGTATGCCTTATGGAGAAGTCGATAAAATAGCCAAACTGGTCCCCAATGTTTTGAATATTTCATTAAAAGAAGCCTTTGAACAAGAAGCGCAGTTTGAAGAACTCAGGCAAGAAGACCCCAGAGTCAATGAGCTTTTGGATGTAGCCTTGTCGCTGGAAGGTCTGACCCGTCACGTTTCCGTGCATGCTGCCGGTGTTGTGGTTTCTGATGAACAGCCCTTGGTACATCATGTTCCTTTATCTATTGGACAACATGGTGAAGCCGTCACCCAGTGGGATATGAAAGCGGTTGAAAATGTTGGCTTGGTTAAGTTTGACTTTTTGGGTTTAAAAACCCTAACTTTATTGCATAAAACCTGTGAATTGATTCAAGCCTCGCATGCTATTGATATCGACTTATTAACGCTGAACATGCAAGATGAAAAAGTGTTTGAAATTTTAGCCAAAGGCTCAACTCAAGGTATTTTCCAGTTGGAGTCCTCCGGCATGCGTGAACTGGTCATGCGTTTAAAACCCAATAGTTTTGAAGATATAGTGGCTTTGGTGGCTTTGTACCGGCCGGGTCCTCTGGGCTCAGGCATGGTGGATGACTTTATTAATCGTAAGCACGGCCGGACAGAAATTAAATACGATTTGCCTGAGCTTGAGCCTATTCTTAAAGAGACTTATGGTGTGATTTTGTACCAGGAACAAGTGATGCAAATTGCCTCTACTCTAGCCAGTTACTCGCTAGGTGAAGCGGATTTGCTGCGCAGAGCCATGGGTAAAAAAATTGCTGCTGAGATGGCCAAGCAGGAAGAGCGCTTTTTAACGGGGGCAGCCCAAAATAAATTTCCAGCCGATAAATCCAAGAAGATTTTTGATCTGATGGAAAAATTTGCCGGCTATGGTTTTAATAAATCGCACTCTGCAGCCTATGCTTTAATCTCTTATCAAACGGCGTATCTAAAAGCGCACTACCCTAAAGAGTTTATGGCAGCTTGTCTAACCATTGACCGATCCAATACCGATAAAGTGGTGCGTTTTGCCAACGACTGTAAGAAACAAGACATTGAGTTGTGCCCTCCCAATATCAATGAGAGTGATGTCGATTTTAATGTGGTGAATGGGAAGGTGCTGTATGGTTTGGCAGCGGTCAAAAATGTTGGGGTAGCCGCTATAGAATCCGTGGTGCAAGAAAGAAAAAAGAATGGGCCCTTTACAGATTTATTTGATTTTGCCTCGCGCATTGACACCAAATCTGTCAATAGAAAAACCTTAGAAGCTTTGGTCAAGTGTGGCGCGATGGATGTTTTGCATCCGCATCGAGCGCAAAGCATGGCCAGTATTGAACAAATTTTGGCCATTGCCGGTAAAAACCAAAAAGATAACAGTCAGGGCCAGGTGGGCTTGTTTGGTATCCATGAAACTGGGATGGCGGTTGACTTGATCAATCCAAAAATAGAAGCTTGGCCGGAAAAAGAACAGCTGGAGTTTGAAAAACAAATGTTGGGTTTTTATGTGTCTGGGCATCCTTTGGCCAGTTTTGCACCGGCTTTAAAGTACTTTGCTTCTTGTGATGTTTTGGGTTTAAGCGAACAAAGCAACAAGTCCACGGTTAGGGTGGGTGGTGTGGTTTCAAGTTTAAAAGAAATTACCACCAAAAAAGGCGATCGGATGGCTTTTGTGGGTTTAGAGGATTTATCTGGCAGCACAGAGTTGGTTGTTTTTAAAGATGTGTATGAAGAGGCAAGAGAGTTGCTCAAGGCCGATAAACCCATCATTGTCAGTGGAATCTTGGAGCATGGCGATGATTTGAGCTGCAAAATTATAGCGGATAAATTTGCTTACCTTGAAACGCCAGCAGAAGTTTTTTCTGGAAAGGTCAGAATTAAGTTAGAATGGGAGTATTTACAGCAGGATAAAGTAGCGCGGTTGAGGCAAACACTTTTAGATAATCCTGGAAATATCGATTGTGATGTGTACTTGGCCAAAAAAGGCAAGTGGCTGCTTAAAATGGATTTAAAAGAAAAAATAAAAATCAAACTCACTTGGTCCATGGTGCAAAACATGTTGGCTATTTTTGATCAAGGATTAAGTTTGCGATTGACTTCCAACAAAAGCACGAGAGCAAAGGCGGACAATAAATACTCGGCCAAATGGAAAAAGAAAAAAGGCGCTTAA
- a CDS encoding DUF2237 domain-containing protein, producing the protein MDVFVLSKMLMQDSHKNVFGDDLTPCCFSPKTGFYRDGYCKVGEEDHGVHAVCVELTDAFLQFSLSRGNDLMTPRPEMGFPGLKAGDKWCLCASRWQEAFEVGAAPKVFLASTHEKALEVCSLEDLKSCAADLM; encoded by the coding sequence ATGGATGTTTTTGTGCTAAGTAAGATGCTTATGCAAGACAGTCATAAAAATGTTTTTGGGGATGATTTAACGCCCTGTTGTTTTTCTCCCAAAACTGGGTTTTATCGCGATGGTTATTGTAAAGTTGGAGAAGAAGATCATGGTGTGCATGCAGTTTGCGTTGAGTTGACTGATGCATTTTTGCAGTTTTCTTTGAGTCGAGGCAACGATTTGATGACCCCTAGACCAGAAATGGGCTTTCCAGGATTAAAGGCTGGAGATAAGTGGTGTTTGTGTGCGTCACGCTGGCAAGAGGCTTTTGAAGTGGGTGCAGCGCCTAAAGTTTTTTTGGCCAGTACCCATGAAAAAGCGTTAGAAGTGTGTAGCTTGGAAGATTTAAAAAGCTGTGCCGCTGACTTAATGTAA
- a CDS encoding mechanosensitive ion channel — protein sequence MIASIVEYFVAWMPFLLLILIWFVLFRTVKKLNVLDKLFPSASSSLIKPILMVCVFVIVVISVLMTLPIDITSRGQLLNLFGVVAAAAIALSSTTFLGNIMAGMMLRSIKAFKPGDFIQAGEHFGRISEWGLLHTEIQTDQRSLTTLPNLYLVSNPVNVVRSSGTIVSAEVSLGYDTSHKKIKEALEKAVLNAGLEKPYVLLEKLGDFSVSYKAAGFLSEVKSLISARSNLRESMLVSLHAHGIEIVSPTFMNQRVFQPKQKFMYVPQHKKENEENTQSGPENIIFDKADELESIESIKEKKKEYQNKVDEIKELIGKKEPTPEQSQTIESLKHKLERFDRLIEKKEQRIEEER from the coding sequence ATGATTGCTTCAATCGTAGAATACTTCGTTGCTTGGATGCCATTTTTACTTTTAATTCTTATTTGGTTTGTTCTGTTTAGAACGGTTAAAAAATTAAATGTTTTAGATAAGCTTTTTCCCAGTGCCAGCAGCAGTTTAATCAAGCCCATTTTAATGGTTTGTGTGTTTGTGATTGTTGTGATCTCCGTGTTGATGACTTTGCCTATTGATATTACTTCAAGAGGGCAGTTGCTAAACTTGTTTGGTGTGGTTGCAGCAGCAGCTATTGCTTTATCTTCAACGACTTTTCTTGGCAACATTATGGCAGGTATGATGTTAAGGTCTATTAAAGCTTTTAAGCCTGGAGACTTTATTCAAGCCGGAGAGCATTTTGGTCGTATATCAGAATGGGGTTTGTTGCATACAGAAATCCAAACTGATCAGCGTTCATTGACCACGTTGCCCAATTTGTATTTGGTCAGCAACCCAGTGAATGTGGTGCGCAGTTCAGGTACCATCGTATCTGCTGAGGTTTCATTAGGGTATGACACCAGTCATAAAAAAATAAAAGAAGCTTTGGAAAAAGCGGTGTTGAATGCGGGACTAGAAAAGCCTTATGTTCTATTAGAAAAATTAGGTGATTTTTCTGTCAGCTACAAAGCGGCGGGTTTTTTGTCAGAAGTAAAGTCTTTGATATCTGCACGGTCAAACTTAAGAGAGAGCATGTTGGTGTCTTTGCATGCGCATGGAATAGAAATCGTTTCGCCTACATTTATGAATCAGCGCGTATTTCAACCCAAACAAAAATTCATGTATGTCCCGCAACATAAAAAAGAAAACGAAGAGAACACACAAAGCGGTCCAGAAAATATTATTTTTGATAAAGCTGATGAACTGGAGTCTATAGAAAGTATCAAAGAAAAGAAAAAGGAATATCAAAACAAAGTTGATGAAATCAAAGAGCTGATTGGTAAAAAAGAACCCACACCTGAGCAAAGCCAAACCATAGAAAGTTTAAAGCATAAGTTGGAACGCTTTGATAGGTTGATTGAAAAGAAAGAACAACGAATAGAAGAAGAGCGCTAA
- a CDS encoding GFA family protein, translated as MKKYKMTCHCAGVEIEVELNKGLEKVRRCNCSICSRKGAVVASVPLNQLKIIKGEDLIQMYTFNTHTAKHYFCKVCGIYTHHQRRSDPSEYGVNIACIEGIKIEDYKNTPYSDGINHPKDAV; from the coding sequence ATGAAAAAATATAAAATGACCTGTCATTGTGCAGGGGTTGAAATAGAAGTCGAGCTTAACAAGGGTTTAGAAAAAGTACGCCGTTGCAATTGTTCTATATGTTCTCGTAAGGGAGCGGTGGTGGCTTCGGTTCCTTTGAATCAATTAAAAATTATCAAAGGTGAAGATTTAATTCAGATGTATACGTTTAACACTCATACAGCCAAGCATTACTTTTGCAAGGTCTGTGGAATTTACACGCATCACCAAAGGCGCTCTGATCCATCAGAATATGGCGTTAACATTGCTTGTATTGAAGGCATCAAAATTGAAGATTATAAAAATACCCCTTACAGTGATGGTATCAATCATCCCAAAGATGCTGTTTGA
- the guaA gene encoding glutamine-hydrolyzing GMP synthase: MIVVLDYGSQYTQLIARRIREMHVFSKVVAFDDVLESYKDQVKGVILSGGPASVYEDLSPYLPEIILDWNVPILGVCYGAQLLSQEFGGKVEACSHREFGSAQVKIEKASAIFSGIDHETRHEMWMSHGDQIESIPKGWQVTATTKTCPYAGFESDKGTIFGVQFHPEVVHSSIGKDILNNFVINVCQSKKDWTMEHFIEVQSKAIKQQVGDAHVICALSGGVDSSVVAILLHKILGKQLTCIFVDHGLLRKNERQQVERDVKEAFSLNMITVDAKDLFMSKLQGVSDPEEKRKIIGNTFIEVFDAEAKKINDVKFLAQGTLYPDVIESVSHRGPSVTIKSHHNVGGLPEKMNLQLIEPVRELFKDEVRLLGQELGLPQAFIERHPFPGPGLAIRVLGELAEDKIKTLQDADAIFIEELKSQSLYHETWQAFATLLPVKTVGVMGDQRTYEHVCALRAVTSVDGMTAKWAHLPHEFLAHVSNRIINEVKGINRVVYDISSKPPATIEWE; the protein is encoded by the coding sequence ATGATTGTAGTTTTAGATTATGGTTCTCAATACACCCAACTGATTGCAAGAAGAATACGTGAGATGCATGTTTTTTCAAAAGTAGTAGCTTTTGACGATGTGCTTGAAAGTTATAAGGATCAAGTGAAAGGCGTTATTCTTTCTGGTGGCCCGGCATCGGTTTATGAAGATCTTTCTCCTTACTTGCCAGAAATAATACTGGACTGGAATGTTCCTATTTTAGGTGTGTGTTACGGTGCCCAGCTCTTAAGCCAAGAGTTTGGCGGTAAAGTAGAAGCTTGTTCACATAGAGAATTTGGTTCTGCACAGGTTAAAATTGAAAAAGCCAGTGCAATTTTTTCTGGAATAGATCATGAAACACGTCATGAAATGTGGATGAGTCACGGTGATCAAATTGAAAGTATCCCAAAAGGTTGGCAGGTAACCGCCACAACCAAAACCTGTCCTTATGCTGGCTTTGAGTCTGATAAGGGTACTATTTTTGGCGTGCAGTTTCACCCAGAAGTGGTGCATTCCAGTATAGGGAAAGATATTTTAAACAATTTTGTGATTAATGTATGTCAGTCCAAAAAAGATTGGACCATGGAACATTTTATTGAAGTCCAAAGTAAAGCCATTAAGCAGCAAGTGGGTGATGCGCACGTCATATGTGCCTTGTCTGGTGGTGTAGATTCATCCGTGGTGGCCATTCTTTTACATAAAATTTTGGGCAAGCAATTGACCTGTATTTTTGTGGATCACGGTTTATTGCGTAAAAATGAACGTCAACAGGTAGAACGAGATGTTAAAGAGGCATTCTCTTTGAATATGATTACGGTGGATGCCAAAGATTTATTCATGTCAAAATTACAAGGCGTCAGTGATCCAGAAGAGAAGCGTAAAATTATTGGCAATACCTTTATTGAAGTCTTTGATGCAGAAGCTAAAAAAATAAACGATGTTAAGTTTTTGGCACAAGGTACCTTGTATCCCGATGTAATTGAAAGTGTTTCCCATCGTGGGCCATCGGTCACCATTAAAAGTCATCACAACGTTGGCGGCTTGCCAGAAAAAATGAACTTACAGTTAATTGAACCGGTAAGGGAATTATTTAAAGATGAGGTCCGTTTATTGGGTCAAGAGTTGGGCTTGCCTCAAGCCTTTATAGAGCGGCACCCCTTTCCTGGGCCAGGCTTGGCGATTCGAGTTTTGGGAGAGTTGGCAGAAGATAAAATCAAAACCTTGCAAGACGCGGATGCTATTTTTATTGAAGAGTTAAAAAGCCAAAGTTTATACCATGAAACCTGGCAGGCTTTTGCCACTTTGTTACCGGTTAAAACCGTAGGGGTGATGGGTGATCAACGAACCTATGAGCACGTCTGTGCCTTGCGGGCAGTGACTAGCGTAGATGGGATGACGGCCAAGTGGGCGCATCTACCGCATGAATTTTTAGCGCATGTATCCAACCGCATCATCAATGAAGTTAAAGGCATCAACAGAGTAGTCTACGATATCAGCAGTAAGCCACCAGCCACCATCGAATGGGAATAA